The Planctomycetota bacterium genome includes a region encoding these proteins:
- a CDS encoding PEP-CTERM sorting domain-containing protein produces MRTASLAVLCLAVSLASAAPLLPGTSLENPALGTATPDFTNALPANYANYVLVATLVSPYTGAFAGSVTTNVWRDPIGSGGDDTLTFEYIFTNTTVGATVDIVRATIGDPTYPWLGYTIDAGADGSGTSTPTGVGIFWSDGDPNFILRDPTISGEGLTIQWMDGAFNGTLIRNPTNVSARVWFDTNATAYQTTNVGIQDTGLVASASGYAPKAANNELIPEPCSLALLGIGLAALARRRRKS; encoded by the coding sequence ATGAGGACGGCGTCGCTTGCGGTGCTGTGTCTCGCGGTTTCACTGGCATCGGCGGCCCCACTGCTCCCGGGGACGTCGCTGGAAAACCCAGCTCTCGGAACCGCCACGCCGGACTTCACCAATGCCCTCCCGGCCAACTACGCGAACTATGTCCTGGTGGCCACCCTGGTGTCGCCGTATACGGGCGCCTTCGCAGGCTCGGTGACGACGAATGTCTGGCGCGACCCGATCGGCTCGGGCGGCGACGACACGCTGACCTTCGAATACATCTTCACCAACACCACCGTGGGCGCGACTGTGGACATTGTGCGCGCCACCATCGGCGACCCCACGTACCCCTGGCTCGGCTACACCATTGACGCCGGCGCCGATGGCTCGGGCACATCCACCCCCACAGGTGTGGGGATCTTCTGGAGCGACGGCGACCCGAACTTCATCCTGCGCGACCCCACCATCAGCGGCGAGGGCCTCACGATCCAATGGATGGACGGGGCGTTCAACGGGACCCTGATCCGCAATCCCACGAATGTTTCGGCCCGCGTGTGGTTCGACACCAACGCCACGGCCTACCAGACGACCAACGTGGGCATCCAGGATACGGGGCTGGTGGCCTCCGCGAGCGGCTATGCCCCGAAGGCCGCGAACAATGAGCTGATTCCTGAGCCTTGCTCGCTCGCCCTGCTGGGCATTGGCCTCGCGGCTCTCGCTCGCCGCCGCCGCAAGAGCTGA